The sequence TATTTGCATATACAAGAATATCCACAACAAAGAAAACGCAAAAGCACGACCGACAACAACTTACAATACAGACTTACGCAGACGAAAACAACTTTATTGTAAATGAATGGATAAGCGAAACCATAAGCGGCACAGTGGCGGCGGAAAACCGTCCTTTATACGGTAATATGTTCAAGCACTTTAAAAGCGGTGATATATTAATAATCACTGATATAGACAGAATAGGACGTTCCGCAGATGATGTTATAAGCGAATTAAAAAAGCTAAAGTCTATCGGTGTAAGAGTAGTTGCTCTTGATGTTCCCTATATGAACGACTGGAACAACACTAATAACGACAGTATGTACAATATGATAATTGATATAGTTATAACCTTAAAGGCTCATATGGCACAACAAGAACGCGAAAAGATAGTAACAAGAATTAATCAAGGACTTGCGGCGGCAAAGGAAAAAGGACATAGCTTAGGCAGACCGAAAGCAGATGTACCGACAGACTTCATCAGAGAATACAATAAATTGATAAATGGCGAATACGGAAGTATGTCAAAAGTGCAATTTGCAAAAATGCTTGATATGGGGCGAAGTACAGTATATAAATATATCACTATGCTAAACGATAAAGCTACATCACAAACATTTTAAAACACAAAAAACACCTTAAAAATACACCTTAGAAAAAATCCTTAGAGGGGAAATTTTAGGGGAAATTTAAGAAAAAAAGATAAAACAAAAACCAGTGTACTTGCCACAAACGGCTTAAACACTGGTTTTTTTAATGGTTGCGGAGACTGGACTTGAACCAGCGACCTTCGGGTTATGAGCCCGACGAGCTACCAACTGCTCTAC comes from Hominilimicola fabiformis and encodes:
- a CDS encoding recombinase family protein, which produces MIFAYTRISTTKKTQKHDRQQLTIQTYADENNFIVNEWISETISGTVAAENRPLYGNMFKHFKSGDILIITDIDRIGRSADDVISELKKLKSIGVRVVALDVPYMNDWNNTNNDSMYNMIIDIVITLKAHMAQQEREKIVTRINQGLAAAKEKGHSLGRPKADVPTDFIREYNKLINGEYGSMSKVQFAKMLDMGRSTVYKYITMLNDKATSQTF